A region from the Vicia villosa cultivar HV-30 ecotype Madison, WI linkage group LG3, Vvil1.0, whole genome shotgun sequence genome encodes:
- the LOC131657047 gene encoding glycine-rich cell wall structural protein 2-like, with protein sequence MMDFKSFIFLILLSGVVLISVVVADEPDPDPPRGRKMILVPLHDENCKENIGAEYGDSIFGEIGDGGVQGRENIGGIGKGGSVNDGIDHGGGKSGSGGDYGDGTGVGDGESVGSRDYSNGRSGENVNTSGGGGGSEGGGGGY encoded by the exons ATGATGGatttcaaatcttttatttttctcatactACTGTCTGGCGTGGTTCTCATATCTGTAGTTGTGGCTGATGAACCAGATCCTGATCCACCAA GGGGAAGGAAGATGATTTTGGTTCCACTTCATGATGAAAACTGCAAGGAAAACATAGGCGCAGAATATGGTGATAGCATATTTGGTGAAATTGGCGACGGTGGCGTTCAAGGAAGAGAAAATATAGGTGGTATAGGGAAAGGTGGAAGTGTTAATGATGGAATAGATCATGGTGGTGGAAAAAGTGGTAGCGGAGGAGATTATGGAGATGGAACTGGAGTAGGAGATGGAGAAAGTGTTGGAAGCAGAGATTACAGTAATGGAAGAAGTGGAGAAAACGTCAATACAAGTGGAGGAGGTGGTGGAAGCGAAGGAGGAGGCGGAGGATATTAG